One genomic segment of Coffea arabica cultivar ET-39 chromosome 6e, Coffea Arabica ET-39 HiFi, whole genome shotgun sequence includes these proteins:
- the LOC140009574 gene encoding uncharacterized protein isoform X1 has translation MFVINRTQTIIQLYVGEIPEEDMQTDEIIVEDNIEVDGEQNLNPNAEQPQNDEAESDTSDASHEGDGDSCREFEYDSDFNFFLNGDGLNDACDPIDEVKRDVGEVDCHLKQPDYAKYMELISEEYNTYINSKVKGKMVDNEDVSDDEMLKQIYDSNDEAMEHEFPEFNRERDLKNPELTVGRIFTNIYDFRVADRMYSILNGFEVTLPKNDKDKAVAICTNNCRWRIYPSGYNRSKVTLQVKSIKGLPDECPWSYKNKSANSRWLSKMFMEEIADHLCMKVKGYKKSIKKKYNLNCTNSQMYRAKENAEEVVKGSCAKQYARLRNYCAILLQKNPGSMAFIIIEKSQLCKSPIFKRMFVMFTAQKEGFVNACRAVNVIGLDACHLKGIIGGQLISAIGRDAIT, from the coding sequence ATGTTTGTGATAAATAGAACTCAAACTATCATACAACTTTATGTTGGTGAGATCCCTGAAGAAGATATGCAAACTGATGAAATTATTGTAGAAGATAATATTGAGGTTGATGGTGAACAAAATCTAAATCCTAATGCTGAACAACCCCAAAATGATGAGGCCGAAAGTGATACTTCAGATGCTTCACATGAAGGTGATGGGGATAGTTGTAGGGAATTTGAATATGACTCTGACTTTAATTTTTTCCTAAATGGGGATGGTTTAAATGATGCATGTGACCCTATAGATGAGGTAAAGAGGGATGTTGGTGAAGTAGATTGTCACCTAAAACAACCTGATTATGCTAAGTACATGGAATTGATTAGTGAAGAATATAATACATACATTAACTCCAAAGTGAAAGGAAAAATGGTCGATAATGAAGATGTTAGTGATGATGAAATGCTTAAACAAATTTATGATTCAAATGATGAAGCCATGGAGCATGAATTTCCTGAGTTTAACAGGGAAAGGGATCTAAAAAATCCAGAGTTGACTGTAGGCAGAATTTTCACCAACATTTATGATTTTAGAGTTGCAGATAGAATGTATTCAATTTTGAATGGATTTGAAGTTACCTTACCTAAGAATGACAAAGATAAAGCTGTAGCTATATGTACAAATAACTGTCGATGGAGAATATATCCTAGTGGCTATAATAGAAGCAAAGTTACACTCCAAGTGAAGTCCATTAAAGGCTTACCTGATGAATGTCCATGGTCTTACAAGAACAAGAGTGCAAATTCTAGGTGGCTGTCTAAGATGTTTATGGAGGAGATTGCTGACCATCTGTGTATGAAAGTAAAAGGGTACAAGAAGAGCATAAAAAAGAAGTATAACCTTAATTGTACAAACTCTCAAATGTATAGAGCAAAAGAGAATGCAGAGGAAGTAGTCAAAGGGTCATGTGCAAAGCAGTATGCAAGACTAAGAAACTATTGTGCTATACTCCTTCAAAAAAATCCAGGTTCAATGGCATTTATTATAATTGAAAAATCCCAACTTTGTAAAAGCCCAATCTTCAAGAGAATGTTTGTAATGTTTACTGCACAAAAGGAAGGTTTTGTAAATGCATGTAGAGCTGTAAATGTAATAGGGCTGGATGCATGTCACCTTAAGGGGATCATAGGAGGACAACTTATATCTGCAATTGGTAGGGATGCTATTACCTAG